A genomic window from Acinetobacter lwoffii includes:
- a CDS encoding helix-turn-helix transcriptional regulator, whose translation MDLRFRKPEEVVGLLYERLRKERLYLEMTQSDVATRAGVSVNTVSNLEAGRNVSFENLVCVAMVLGRLKELEELFKPDLNSVDDILRYESNTARQRIKRK comes from the coding sequence ATGGATTTAAGATTCAGAAAACCTGAAGAAGTTGTTGGATTATTATATGAGAGGCTTCGCAAAGAACGACTTTATCTGGAAATGACTCAGTCAGACGTCGCTACACGTGCTGGTGTTAGCGTGAATACAGTATCTAATCTGGAAGCTGGTCGAAATGTTTCATTTGAAAATTTAGTATGCGTTGCCATGGTATTGGGCAGATTAAAAGAATTAGAGGAACTCTTCAAACCAGATTTAAACAGTGTAGATGACATTCTCCGCTATGAGAGCAATACGGCTCGCCAACGTATCAAAAGGAAATAA
- a CDS encoding helix-turn-helix domain-containing protein, whose product MATRGEIGKEIRLARKGLGYTQKSLAEKTQVNKTTISEMENGHFTGSFDIFERVLDGVGLQFEVNKKKHKLPQWDEIEEIFSEYDE is encoded by the coding sequence ATGGCTACACGAGGTGAAATAGGTAAAGAAATACGTTTGGCAAGAAAAGGGTTAGGCTATACACAGAAAAGCCTTGCAGAAAAAACTCAAGTCAATAAAACAACAATTTCAGAGATGGAAAATGGCCATTTTACAGGTTCATTTGACATATTTGAACGTGTGCTTGATGGTGTTGGTTTACAATTCGAAGTGAATAAAAAAAAGCATAAATTGCCGCAGTGGGATGAAATTGAAGAAATATTTTCAGAATATGATGAATAA
- a CDS encoding antitoxin Xre/MbcA/ParS toxin-binding domain-containing protein yields MHKTSEKIAKQKKVLTKAVLSSAKQLGLTQDQLAIVINLDSVETLNSLELDPDSSQGELAIILIRIAISLDALTGGEAKWMQHFMKSPNKLTKGIPIKQIQTTHGLATVLNVVEGLRLQGKY; encoded by the coding sequence ATGCATAAAACATCAGAAAAAATTGCAAAACAAAAAAAGGTATTAACTAAAGCTGTTTTATCATCTGCAAAACAACTTGGTTTGACACAGGACCAGCTTGCTATCGTTATCAATTTAGATTCAGTGGAAACTTTAAATTCGCTTGAGTTAGATCCCGATTCAAGTCAGGGAGAACTCGCAATTATTTTAATTCGTATTGCGATATCACTAGATGCTCTAACAGGTGGAGAGGCTAAATGGATGCAGCATTTTATGAAGTCACCAAATAAGCTAACCAAAGGCATTCCGATAAAACAGATTCAGACTACTCATGGATTAGCTACTGTATTAAACGTAGTCGAAGGACTTCGGCTTCAGGGTAAATATTAA
- a CDS encoding tyrosine-type recombinase/integrase produces MSKHPHSLKRIKKHRKNKAFLLNLFSEKCIELTPENYSEICRQVDNQLLEHCKSNIRSYQMARIEFAKYIKRFNLSSNHYYPVPAAPVRYERSLPLQNIETLKHGKKVTQFAKNMIAYLTKHNDFSPTQSLGFCLISSILFNGIYNHAELQFFLKIILKTKKFQSFLNLNHMVTLEIPNRNFGNQRIIDPDFSVSYTKTFVLHDIVKCWIYRLKHQKFDLFSDIEDAEHLINACIIECFPEEKVRCKDLLKYGFYYTQFLKNSGLDQMSICILKNEIYSSSPLEKQLEAYFVQFEQKHTNNIKVENTCENHQNHSRVNIASDIAETLVEIRQAIRAKNYKDQLIGLYSRELSPALERLLLWTILRSKLTETQLNCLNQIIQQQKRFERKLIRADFQSIKQSSLNTMFSQFAIDWLMATQDKDISSFSNADFEDMYGEMLLLKKETTRETLQKRLQEFHHKQTLFFNAPTVDLDSLIQVKICRTALISPHIFYHMLEQLENTQDISIQDKNIFKLIFILGFRVGLRINETLNIFVRDLFISEDAVILTIRNNRNKNQKSYSAYRKIPLHHLLKADELHTFKTYSQNRKRLLKEQGKSVTQPLFLKQSLEETHENEVNSLLKQLIQSFFGEHNFTYHSLRHSAFNHLYLILKHSPLADAFTDYTPNEQLRIRYALQRNRNTQQIWYALSHFAGHLTPETTCSSYLHLMHLAISYQLNQIQSPLPKEAYFNILKHDAAVKYPVQQRAIRSFLFDQLTKDRYKQHDHQYQPGHQRSTDPLVLGAHDSEMNFELLHHILVVEKEQDLMLPETIPLQIAQKLRARAQHLKTSCVNQKKSSRLFTTDFLRKSPDALVTMLPTNQEEKQIIHKVQERFTTVHHQYEKQLNTIYSIYLEKVQPNSAQFIFELNEKRQLKKFMSFISSLFPKKYLHLELSQRSKEQLKNTLQDLALRIENFSLNEDEERIKFSFKYKDAKALGVFKLLMYLMIVSRL; encoded by the coding sequence ATGAGTAAACACCCACACTCCCTCAAAAGAATAAAAAAGCATAGAAAAAACAAAGCATTTCTTCTGAACTTGTTTAGTGAGAAATGTATAGAGCTGACGCCTGAGAACTATTCGGAAATTTGTCGTCAAGTTGATAATCAGCTTTTAGAACACTGTAAGTCAAACATCCGTAGCTATCAGATGGCACGTATAGAATTTGCTAAATATATCAAGCGCTTTAATCTTTCATCGAATCACTACTATCCAGTGCCTGCCGCTCCCGTAAGGTACGAAAGATCTCTGCCACTACAAAATATTGAAACCTTAAAACATGGTAAAAAAGTTACTCAATTTGCCAAAAATATGATTGCTTACTTGACAAAACATAATGACTTCAGTCCCACTCAATCTCTTGGCTTTTGTTTGATCAGTTCAATATTATTTAATGGCATTTATAACCATGCCGAATTGCAATTTTTTTTAAAAATCATTTTAAAAACAAAGAAATTTCAAAGTTTTTTAAACCTAAATCATATGGTAACACTCGAAATCCCGAACCGGAATTTCGGTAATCAGCGTATAATTGACCCTGATTTTTCAGTCAGCTATACAAAAACGTTTGTGCTACACGACATTGTGAAATGCTGGATCTACAGACTTAAACATCAAAAGTTTGATTTATTTTCGGATATTGAAGATGCAGAACATCTGATTAACGCTTGTATTATTGAATGCTTCCCTGAGGAAAAGGTACGTTGTAAAGACCTGTTAAAATACGGTTTTTACTATACACAGTTCCTGAAAAACAGCGGACTGGATCAAATGTCCATTTGTATCCTAAAAAATGAAATTTACAGTTCCAGTCCTCTCGAAAAACAATTAGAAGCTTATTTTGTTCAGTTTGAACAAAAGCACACCAATAACATTAAAGTTGAGAATACTTGTGAAAACCATCAGAACCACTCTAGAGTCAATATCGCATCAGATATAGCAGAAACTCTTGTAGAAATACGTCAAGCCATTCGTGCAAAAAACTATAAAGATCAACTCATAGGGTTATATTCCAGAGAACTGTCTCCTGCCTTAGAGCGTTTGTTGCTGTGGACCATCCTACGTTCAAAATTAACAGAGACTCAATTAAACTGCTTAAATCAAATTATCCAACAACAGAAACGATTTGAGCGCAAGCTTATACGTGCAGATTTTCAGTCAATTAAGCAAAGCTCTCTAAATACCATGTTTTCACAGTTTGCCATCGATTGGCTGATGGCAACGCAAGACAAAGACATTTCATCATTTTCAAATGCCGATTTTGAAGATATGTATGGAGAAATGCTTTTATTAAAGAAAGAAACAACTAGAGAGACTTTACAAAAACGTCTACAGGAGTTTCATCACAAACAGACATTATTTTTTAACGCGCCCACTGTGGATCTGGATAGTTTAATCCAAGTAAAAATCTGCAGAACCGCATTGATCTCGCCCCATATTTTTTACCACATGCTAGAGCAGCTCGAAAATACTCAAGATATTTCGATTCAGGATAAAAATATATTTAAACTGATTTTTATTCTGGGGTTCAGAGTCGGACTACGGATCAATGAAACATTGAATATCTTCGTACGTGATCTATTTATTAGTGAAGATGCTGTGATACTCACCATTCGCAACAATCGCAATAAAAATCAAAAAAGCTACTCAGCTTACCGCAAGATTCCCCTGCATCATCTACTTAAAGCCGACGAATTACATACATTTAAAACATATAGTCAGAATAGAAAACGTCTGCTAAAAGAACAGGGAAAATCAGTTACACAACCGCTGTTTTTAAAACAGTCCTTAGAAGAAACTCATGAAAATGAAGTGAATTCCCTATTGAAACAATTGATCCAGTCATTTTTCGGTGAGCACAATTTTACTTATCACAGCCTGCGTCATTCAGCATTTAATCATCTTTATCTGATTTTAAAACACTCACCGCTTGCTGATGCATTTACAGACTATACGCCAAATGAGCAACTCCGCATCCGTTATGCCTTGCAACGAAACAGAAATACTCAACAGATCTGGTACGCCCTTTCTCATTTTGCCGGGCATCTGACACCTGAAACAACCTGTTCTAGCTATCTGCATTTAATGCATCTGGCAATCAGTTATCAGCTCAATCAAATACAAAGCCCGCTTCCTAAAGAAGCCTATTTTAATATTCTAAAACATGATGCTGCTGTTAAATACCCTGTTCAACAACGTGCAATCAGGTCGTTCTTATTTGATCAACTCACTAAAGACCGTTACAAGCAACATGATCATCAATATCAACCAGGGCACCAGCGTTCCACTGATCCACTCGTACTGGGAGCACATGATTCCGAAATGAATTTTGAACTATTGCATCACATTCTTGTAGTTGAAAAAGAACAAGACCTTATGTTACCTGAAACTATTCCTTTGCAAATCGCGCAAAAATTACGTGCTAGAGCCCAGCATTTGAAAACCTCCTGTGTAAACCAAAAAAAATCTTCCCGCCTATTTACTACAGACTTTTTAAGAAAATCTCCTGATGCACTGGTCACCATGTTGCCCACCAATCAGGAAGAAAAACAGATCATTCATAAGGTTCAGGAACGCTTCACAACAGTACATCATCAATATGAAAAACAGCTCAATACGATCTATTCAATTTATCTTGAAAAAGTTCAGCCCAATTCAGCCCAGTTCATTTTTGAACTGAATGAAAAACGCCAACTGAAAAAGTTTATGTCTTTTATCAGCAGTTTATTTCCTAAAAAATATCTTCATCTTGAGCTTTCCCAACGGAGTAAGGAACAGCTCAAAAACACATTACAGGATTTAGCATTACGGATAGAAAATTTCAGCCTGAATGAGGATGAAGAGCGAATCAAGTTCTCTTTCAAGTATAAAGATGCAAAAGCACTTGGGGTATTCAAACTACTGATGTATCTAATGATCGTTTCTCGTCTTTAA
- a CDS encoding L,D-transpeptidase family protein — protein sequence MLSRFLIICLSNICIFSTYANAREPHSLLSISTNDQNNLALLNQPSTWSLDNLNKAEWSDNLEKGYLPVYAKLQVLLSRHYSSSGAIDGSLGLNTVKAISAFQIMKGLSGDGILDANTWHLLNEDTTQPTFIEYTITAQDLKGPYAQSIPVDYAEQSKMRGLYYTRVTEMLGEKFHMDELFLQKINSGATFNKVGEKIIVANVKNTLPKNIKMIIAHKGSKQLYLLDQQNKMIASFPATIGSEDNPSPSGTHVIGSIVPNPHYSYNPKNFIQGKNLKPLSLPPGPNNPVGNIWIGLSRPSFGIHGTPNPALISKTASHGCIRLTNWDANNLSKIVRKGMTVRFLE from the coding sequence ATGTTGAGTCGTTTCTTAATTATTTGCTTGAGTAATATCTGTATTTTTTCAACTTATGCAAACGCACGAGAACCGCACAGTCTACTTAGTATTTCAACTAATGATCAGAACAATTTGGCATTGTTAAATCAACCCAGCACATGGTCTTTAGATAATCTAAATAAAGCTGAATGGTCAGACAATCTTGAAAAAGGCTATCTTCCTGTTTACGCAAAGTTACAAGTCCTGTTGAGTCGCCACTATTCATCCTCAGGGGCGATTGATGGTTCATTGGGCTTAAATACTGTTAAAGCGATTTCAGCTTTTCAAATTATGAAGGGTCTAAGTGGTGATGGAATCTTAGACGCAAATACTTGGCATCTTTTAAATGAAGATACAACCCAACCAACATTTATTGAATACACGATTACTGCACAAGACTTGAAGGGGCCTTATGCTCAATCTATTCCTGTAGATTATGCTGAACAATCAAAGATGCGAGGTTTGTATTACACCCGTGTGACTGAGATGCTCGGTGAAAAGTTTCATATGGATGAATTGTTTTTACAAAAAATAAATTCAGGTGCAACTTTTAATAAAGTTGGTGAAAAGATTATTGTGGCAAATGTGAAAAACACGTTGCCAAAAAATATAAAAATGATTATCGCGCACAAAGGCTCAAAACAATTATATTTGCTTGATCAACAAAATAAGATGATTGCTTCTTTTCCTGCAACCATTGGTAGTGAAGATAATCCCTCACCATCTGGCACTCATGTGATTGGGAGCATTGTGCCAAATCCACACTACAGCTATAACCCTAAGAATTTTATTCAAGGCAAAAATCTTAAACCTCTTAGTTTACCGCCCGGACCGAATAATCCAGTTGGAAATATTTGGATTGGTTTATCTCGACCTTCTTTTGGAATTCATGGGACACCCAACCCCGCTTTAATTTCTAAAACAGCTTCGCATGGGTGTATTCGATTGACCAATTGGGACGCAAATAATTTATCTAAAATTGTTCGCAAAGGCATGACTGTCAGATTTTTGGAGTAG